The Lysobacter sp. genome includes a window with the following:
- a CDS encoding response regulator codes for MNTSAFPLPRILLLEDDPVSAAFLCAAIEGVPARVDRAGTLAEARNKAAAQTHDLWLFDANLPDGLGADLLAELRAQGQLTRALAHTADARREALDALIDAGFEEVLIKPLSVAQLQGTVRRFCGGACVEADAVDSNDTFLRCGKQPVWNDDAALRALNGSRAHVDTMRGLFALELPRVSERVRAALAYRDVAALRSELHKLQASCGFVGAARLGAATRALQDAPDVASVVAQFEGALQDTLASLSG; via the coding sequence ATGAATACATCCGCTTTCCCCCTGCCCCGCATCCTGCTGCTGGAAGACGATCCGGTCAGCGCCGCATTCCTGTGCGCGGCGATCGAAGGCGTGCCGGCAAGGGTCGACAGGGCCGGAACGCTGGCCGAAGCGCGCAACAAGGCGGCTGCGCAGACGCACGATCTGTGGCTGTTCGATGCGAACCTGCCTGATGGCCTCGGCGCGGATCTGCTCGCCGAACTGCGCGCGCAGGGCCAGCTGACGCGGGCACTGGCGCACACCGCCGACGCGCGGCGCGAAGCGCTCGATGCGCTGATAGATGCGGGTTTCGAGGAAGTGCTGATCAAGCCGCTGTCGGTTGCGCAACTGCAGGGCACCGTGCGGCGATTCTGCGGCGGTGCCTGCGTCGAAGCGGACGCCGTCGACAGTAACGATACCTTCCTGCGCTGCGGCAAACAGCCGGTATGGAACGACGATGCGGCCCTGCGCGCGCTCAACGGCAGCCGCGCGCATGTCGACACCATGCGCGGCCTGTTCGCGCTGGAATTGCCGCGGGTGTCGGAGCGTGTGAGGGCTGCACTGGCGTATCGCGATGTCGCTGCGCTGCGCAGCGAACTGCACAAATTGCAGGCGAGCTGCGGCTTTGTCGGTGCGGCACGCCTGGGCGCGGCGACGCGCGCACTGCAGGATGCTCCCGATGTCGCGAGCGTCGTCGCGCAGTTCGAGGGCGCGCTTCAGGACACGCTGGCGTCGCTGTCCGGCTGA
- the recO gene encoding DNA repair protein RecO, producing the protein MRYAAEPAFVLHARAWRETSLLVEVLTHEHGRVGLIARGVHGPKKQQLRAALQPLQHIRFDGVQRGELAQLSAAEAIDEAPRLHGEVMLAGFYLNELMLRLAPRHDGVGMLYAIYGETRARLGLELPLAWTLRRFERDLFEALGVGFAWDCDGDGIVIDPAARYVLDPEHGPRRVLGDAGRAGRSQTATGRALLDLAADREPCTEDMPGLRRVIRALLLHHLGGRGLKSWELIASLPRAPADGAAVATQPDSDASVS; encoded by the coding sequence ATGCGCTACGCCGCCGAGCCCGCCTTCGTCCTCCACGCCCGCGCCTGGCGCGAAACCAGCCTGCTGGTGGAAGTGCTGACCCATGAACACGGACGCGTGGGACTGATCGCGCGCGGCGTGCACGGGCCGAAGAAGCAACAGCTCCGCGCGGCGCTGCAGCCGCTGCAGCACATCCGCTTCGACGGCGTGCAGCGCGGCGAGCTCGCGCAGCTGAGCGCGGCCGAAGCCATCGACGAAGCGCCGCGCCTGCACGGCGAGGTGATGCTCGCGGGGTTTTATCTCAACGAATTGATGCTGCGACTGGCGCCTCGCCACGACGGCGTCGGCATGCTGTACGCGATCTACGGCGAAACCCGCGCGCGGCTGGGGTTGGAACTGCCGCTGGCGTGGACGCTGCGACGCTTCGAGCGCGACCTGTTCGAAGCGCTGGGGGTCGGGTTCGCCTGGGATTGCGATGGCGACGGTATCGTCATCGATCCGGCGGCGCGCTATGTGCTGGATCCGGAACACGGACCGCGGCGCGTGCTGGGCGATGCGGGCAGGGCAGGACGCAGCCAGACCGCCACCGGGCGCGCGCTGCTCGATCTCGCCGCCGACCGCGAGCCCTGCACCGAGGACATGCCCGGCCTGCGCCGCGTCATCCGTGCGCTGTTGCTGCATCACCTCGGCGGACGCGGTCTGAAGTCGTGGGAATTGATCGCATCGCTGCCGCGTGCGCCGGCGGATGGCGCGGCCGTCGCGACTCAGCCGGACAGCGACGCCAGCGTGTCCTGA
- the era gene encoding GTPase Era, translating into MTESPYRAGHVAVLGRPNVGKSTLINALVGSKVSIVSPRPQTTRHRLLGIATFPEGQLLLVDTPGIHRDHGKATASAMHKMMNRAARGALEGVDAAMLVVRAGQWSEEDTLAYDALKNAGIPVVLVVNQVDRFPDKTALLPYLQTATEGREFASIHPVSALKRKGLESLVKTVLTQLPEQSALYAEDEITDKSQRFLAGELVREQLMRQLGAELPYATTVEIESFVVDGTMLRIGAVIFVERESQKAIVIGKGGTRLREIGSKARIQMERMFDSKVFLETWVRVRDGWSDDEAALKAFGYTE; encoded by the coding sequence ATGACCGAATCTCCCTACCGCGCCGGCCACGTCGCCGTCCTCGGCCGACCGAATGTCGGCAAATCGACCTTGATCAACGCCCTTGTCGGCAGCAAGGTCAGCATCGTCTCGCCGCGACCGCAGACCACCCGCCACCGCCTGCTCGGCATCGCCACGTTTCCCGAAGGCCAACTGCTGCTGGTCGACACCCCCGGCATCCATCGCGATCACGGCAAGGCCACCGCTTCGGCGATGCACAAGATGATGAACCGTGCCGCGCGCGGTGCGCTGGAAGGCGTCGACGCCGCAATGCTGGTGGTACGCGCGGGGCAGTGGAGCGAGGAAGACACGCTGGCCTACGACGCGCTCAAGAACGCCGGCATCCCGGTGGTGCTGGTGGTCAATCAGGTCGACCGCTTCCCCGACAAGACCGCGCTGCTGCCGTATCTGCAGACGGCCACCGAAGGCCGTGAGTTCGCAAGCATCCATCCGGTGTCCGCGCTCAAGCGCAAAGGCCTGGAATCGCTGGTGAAAACCGTGCTGACGCAGTTGCCGGAGCAGTCCGCGCTCTACGCCGAGGACGAAATCACCGACAAGAGCCAGCGTTTCCTCGCCGGCGAACTGGTCCGCGAGCAGCTGATGCGCCAACTCGGCGCCGAACTGCCGTACGCGACCACGGTCGAGATCGAGAGCTTCGTCGTCGATGGCACCATGCTGCGTATCGGCGCGGTGATCTTCGTCGAGCGCGAGAGCCAGAAGGCCATCGTCATCGGCAAGGGCGGCACCCGCCTGCGCGAGATCGGCAGCAAGGCGCGCATCCAGATGGAACGGATGTTCGACAGCAAGGTCTTCCTCGAAACCTGGGTCCGCGTGCGCGACGGCTGGTCGGACGACGAGGCGGCATTGAAGGCGTTCGGGTATACGGAATAG
- the rnc gene encoding ribonuclease III — MSATIACGGHVFRDPALLERALTHRSAAAIHNERLEFLGDALVGMIVAEALYMRWPKAVEGELTRARAELVRESSLAELARKLELGQRIVLGPGEMKSGGHRRDSILADVLEAVVAAIYIDAGFEACRAAVLPWFADAIEALPPPHKLGKDAKTRLQEWLQARQFPLPTYTLLAETGEDHAKVFRAECALSEPDVRRAGEAASRRAAEQLAAEAVLQVVAPGA; from the coding sequence GTGTCTGCGACGATCGCTTGCGGTGGACATGTATTCCGCGACCCGGCGCTGCTCGAACGGGCGCTCACGCATCGCAGCGCCGCGGCCATCCACAACGAACGGCTCGAATTCCTCGGCGACGCCCTGGTCGGGATGATCGTGGCCGAAGCGCTGTACATGCGTTGGCCGAAAGCGGTCGAAGGCGAGCTGACCCGCGCCCGCGCCGAACTGGTCCGCGAATCTTCGCTCGCCGAGCTCGCGCGCAAGCTCGAACTCGGGCAGCGCATCGTGCTCGGGCCGGGGGAAATGAAGTCCGGTGGCCATCGCCGCGATTCGATTCTGGCCGACGTGCTGGAAGCCGTCGTCGCGGCGATCTATATCGACGCCGGTTTCGAGGCATGTCGCGCGGCGGTGCTGCCCTGGTTCGCAGATGCCATCGAGGCCCTCCCGCCGCCGCACAAACTGGGCAAGGACGCCAAAACCCGCCTGCAGGAATGGCTGCAAGCCCGGCAGTTTCCGCTGCCCACCTACACGCTGCTGGCCGAAACCGGCGAAGACCATGCCAAGGTATTCCGCGCCGAATGCGCGTTGAGCGAGCCGGACGTGCGCCGCGCAGGCGAAGCCGCGTCGCGCCGGGCTGCTGAACAACTGGCGGCGGAGGCGGTCCTGCAGGTGGTCGCGCCGGGCGCCTGA
- a CDS encoding DUF4845 domain-containing protein has translation MRRNQSGMTLISFVIVAAVVGTALYIAMKLFPMYQEYYAVKSAVKGLAAEAGIANEQPAQIKQKLFRRFNIGYVDDVKPEHVKIESTGSSKIMHINYEVRVNMIANLDAVGRFNVDQPLTGQAGY, from the coding sequence ATGCGACGCAATCAGAGCGGTATGACCTTGATCAGCTTCGTCATCGTAGCGGCAGTGGTGGGCACTGCCTTGTACATCGCCATGAAGCTGTTCCCGATGTACCAGGAGTACTACGCGGTGAAGTCGGCGGTGAAGGGCCTGGCGGCCGAAGCCGGCATCGCCAACGAACAGCCCGCGCAGATCAAGCAGAAGCTGTTCCGGCGGTTCAATATCGGTTACGTGGACGATGTGAAGCCCGAACACGTGAAGATCGAGAGCACCGGCAGCAGCAAGATCATGCACATCAATTACGAAGTGCGCGTCAACATGATCGCCAACCTCGATGCGGTCGGCAGATTCAACGTCGATCAGCCGCTCACCGGCCAGGCTGGCTACTGA
- the lepB gene encoding signal peptidase I codes for MVWFELILVTLTLLTGLIWLGDRLFFAKRRANAGGLLDEAREPVVVDYARAFFPVLAVVLMLRSFVAEPFRIPSSSMMPTLLIGDFILVNKFTYGLRLPVTNKKIIEIGQPERGDVVVFRYPGKGPNDPNTGLDYIKRVIGMPGDSVSYRDNQLTVNGTPVVYEPIGEYVGTGPGVEMTGASEIREKLEGHPHSVLEITQLPGIDQGEGEWAVPAGHYLVMGDNRDRSDDGRFWGYLPEERLRGRAFLVWLNCKGWFCTDSFDTSRIGNGIP; via the coding sequence ATGGTCTGGTTTGAACTCATCCTCGTCACGTTGACCCTGCTGACCGGCCTGATCTGGCTGGGGGACCGGTTGTTCTTCGCCAAGCGCCGGGCGAATGCCGGAGGCCTGTTGGACGAAGCCAGGGAGCCGGTCGTGGTCGATTACGCACGGGCGTTCTTTCCGGTGCTGGCGGTGGTGCTGATGCTGCGCAGCTTCGTCGCCGAACCGTTCCGGATCCCGTCCAGTTCGATGATGCCGACCCTGTTGATCGGCGATTTCATCCTGGTCAACAAGTTCACGTATGGCCTGCGCCTGCCGGTGACCAACAAGAAGATCATCGAGATCGGCCAGCCCGAACGCGGCGACGTGGTGGTGTTCCGCTACCCGGGCAAGGGCCCGAACGACCCGAACACCGGGCTGGATTACATCAAGCGCGTGATCGGCATGCCCGGCGACAGCGTCAGCTATCGCGACAACCAGCTGACCGTGAACGGTACGCCGGTGGTGTACGAGCCGATCGGCGAATACGTGGGCACCGGCCCCGGTGTGGAGATGACCGGGGCCAGCGAAATCCGCGAGAAACTGGAGGGCCACCCGCACTCGGTGCTGGAGATCACCCAGCTTCCGGGGATCGATCAGGGCGAGGGCGAGTGGGCCGTCCCGGCCGGTCACTACCTTGTGATGGGCGACAATCGCGACCGCAGCGATGATGGTAGATTCTGGGGCTATCTGCCGGAGGAGCGGCTCCGCGGCAGGGCGTTCCTGGTGTGGTTGAACTGCAAGGGCTGGTTCTGCACCGACAGTTTCGACACCTCCCGGATCGGCAACGGGATTCCGTAA
- the lepA gene encoding elongation factor 4, with protein MRNIRNFSIIAHVDHGKSTLADRIIQLCGGLEAREMEAQVLDSNPIERERGITIKAQSVSLPYKAKDGQVYQLNFIDTPGHVDFSYEVSRSLAACEGALLVVDAAQGVEAQSVANCYTAVEQGLEVVPVLNKIDLPTADIERSKAEIEAVIGIDATDAVAISAKTGLNVIDVLEAIVHRIPPPKPRDTDKLQALIIDSWFDNYLGVVSLVRVMQGEIVPGTKILVMTTGRTHLVDKVGVFTPKRKELKKLGAGEVGWINASIKDVHGAPVGDTLTLASDPADKPLPGFQEMQPRVFAGLFPVDAEDYPDLREALDKLQLNDAALRFEPESSEAMGFGFRCGFLGMLHMEIVQERLEREYNLNLISTAPTVVYEVLKTDGTVMSLDNPAKLPPTNHIEEVREPIIRANILTPPDYVGNCITLCEEKRGSQIGINYLGGQVQISYELPMAEVVLDFFDKLKSVSRGYASLDYHFLRFEAGPFVRVDTLINGDKVDALSIIVHRNYADRRGRDLCEKMKDLIPRQMFDVAIQAAVGSQIIARSTVKALRKNVLAKCYGGDISRKKKLLEKQKEGKKRMKQVGRVEIPQEAFLAVLQMDSK; from the coding sequence ATGCGGAACATCCGCAACTTCTCCATCATCGCCCACGTCGACCACGGCAAATCCACGCTTGCCGATCGCATCATCCAGCTCTGCGGCGGGCTGGAGGCGCGCGAAATGGAAGCGCAGGTGCTCGACTCCAATCCGATCGAGCGCGAGCGTGGTATCACCATCAAGGCCCAGTCCGTGTCGTTGCCTTACAAGGCGAAGGACGGGCAGGTCTACCAGCTCAACTTCATCGACACCCCCGGCCACGTCGACTTCAGCTACGAAGTCAGTCGTTCGCTGGCCGCCTGCGAGGGCGCGCTGCTGGTGGTGGACGCGGCGCAGGGCGTGGAGGCCCAGTCGGTCGCCAACTGCTACACCGCCGTCGAGCAGGGCCTGGAAGTGGTGCCGGTCCTCAACAAGATCGACCTGCCGACCGCCGACATCGAGCGCTCCAAGGCCGAAATCGAAGCGGTCATCGGCATCGACGCCACCGACGCGGTCGCGATCAGCGCCAAGACCGGCCTGAACGTGATCGATGTGCTCGAAGCCATCGTCCATCGCATTCCGCCGCCCAAGCCGCGCGATACCGACAAGCTGCAGGCGTTGATCATCGACTCGTGGTTCGACAACTACCTTGGCGTGGTTTCGCTGGTCCGGGTGATGCAGGGCGAGATCGTGCCCGGCACCAAGATCCTGGTGATGACCACCGGCCGCACCCATCTCGTCGACAAGGTCGGCGTATTCACGCCCAAGCGCAAAGAGTTGAAGAAACTCGGCGCGGGCGAAGTGGGCTGGATCAACGCCAGCATCAAGGACGTGCACGGCGCGCCGGTCGGCGACACCCTGACGCTGGCCAGCGACCCCGCCGACAAACCACTGCCGGGTTTCCAGGAAATGCAGCCGCGCGTGTTCGCCGGCCTGTTTCCGGTCGATGCCGAGGACTATCCCGATCTGCGTGAAGCGCTGGACAAACTGCAGCTCAACGACGCCGCGCTGCGCTTCGAGCCGGAAAGCTCCGAAGCGATGGGCTTCGGCTTCCGCTGCGGCTTCCTCGGCATGCTGCACATGGAAATCGTGCAGGAGCGCCTGGAGCGCGAATACAACCTCAATCTGATCAGCACCGCGCCCACCGTGGTCTACGAGGTGCTGAAGACCGACGGCACGGTCATGTCGCTGGACAACCCGGCCAAGCTGCCGCCGACCAATCACATCGAGGAAGTCCGCGAGCCGATCATCCGTGCGAACATCCTCACGCCGCCGGACTACGTCGGCAACTGCATCACGCTGTGCGAAGAGAAGCGCGGTTCGCAGATCGGCATCAACTATCTCGGCGGCCAGGTGCAGATCAGCTACGAACTGCCGATGGCCGAAGTGGTGCTGGATTTCTTCGACAAGCTGAAATCCGTGTCGCGCGGCTATGCGTCGCTGGACTACCACTTCCTGCGCTTCGAAGCCGGCCCGTTCGTGCGCGTGGACACGCTGATCAACGGCGACAAGGTCGATGCGCTGTCGATCATCGTGCACCGCAATTACGCCGACCGTCGCGGTCGCGACCTGTGCGAAAAAATGAAGGACCTGATTCCGCGACAGATGTTCGATGTCGCGATCCAGGCCGCGGTGGGTTCGCAGATCATCGCGCGCAGCACGGTGAAGGCGCTGCGCAAGAACGTCCTGGCCAAATGCTACGGCGGCGATATCAGCCGCAAGAAGAAGCTGCTCGAGAAACAGAAAGAAGGCAAGAAGCGGATGAAGCAGGTCGGGCGGGTGGAAATCCCGCAGGAAGCCTTCCTCGCCGTGTTGCAGATGGACAGCAAATAA
- a CDS encoding DegQ family serine endoprotease: protein MKQSFRTLALVSAAVAATAAATTILPITASQTAASPGAPATASHTGVAVAAEAINAPMVTGLPDFTQLVERVGPAVVNIEATGSGRSKAAARDRDAAPDEEEVPEFFRRFFGPDAPFPGGPSGPGGPGGPQGGPDSLSIGTGFIISGDGYLLTNHHVIDGADEVKVTLSDRREFKAKVVGSDPQSDVAVLKIAADDLPYLRTGESRALKPGQWVVAIGSPFGLDHSVTAGIVSAVGRAANVEQRYVPFIQTDVAINRGNSGGPLLNTRGEVVGINSQIFSNSGGYMGVSFAIPMDVAMNVAQQIKASGKVSRGQIGVQVGAVTSEMVNGFGLPDTRGALVNDVRIGSPAEKAGIEAGDVIRTVDGTPIDDFSDLPPLIGAMTPGATAKLGILRNGKPIERSVTLTRLDESTVAGNPQRSSPREPSQQGKVNRLGLVGQDIGADERRELGLRDGEGVAIARVEGNAARNAGLRPGDIILRVGTVPVGTASALDREVARTGVDRTVMLLVRRGGATQFIAIAPSQGDKE, encoded by the coding sequence ATGAAACAGTCGTTCCGTACGCTCGCGCTCGTCTCCGCTGCTGTCGCGGCCACCGCCGCCGCGACGACCATTCTTCCGATCACCGCAAGCCAGACCGCGGCGTCGCCCGGCGCACCAGCGACGGCATCGCATACGGGCGTTGCCGTCGCTGCCGAGGCGATCAACGCGCCGATGGTGACCGGCCTGCCCGATTTCACCCAACTGGTGGAGCGGGTCGGGCCGGCGGTGGTCAATATCGAAGCCACCGGTTCGGGCCGGAGCAAGGCCGCTGCGCGCGATCGCGATGCCGCGCCGGACGAAGAGGAAGTGCCGGAGTTCTTCCGTCGCTTCTTCGGCCCGGATGCGCCGTTTCCCGGCGGTCCCAGCGGGCCTGGTGGTCCCGGCGGCCCGCAGGGTGGCCCCGACAGTCTCTCCATCGGCACCGGTTTCATCATCTCCGGCGACGGCTATCTGTTGACCAACCATCATGTGATCGATGGCGCCGACGAGGTCAAGGTCACCTTGTCCGATCGCCGTGAATTCAAGGCGAAGGTGGTGGGCAGCGATCCGCAGTCCGACGTTGCCGTGCTGAAGATCGCTGCCGACGACCTGCCGTATCTGCGCACCGGCGAATCCAGGGCGTTGAAGCCGGGGCAGTGGGTGGTCGCGATCGGTTCGCCGTTCGGTCTCGATCACTCGGTCACCGCCGGCATCGTCAGCGCGGTCGGTCGCGCCGCCAATGTCGAGCAACGCTATGTGCCCTTCATCCAGACCGATGTGGCGATCAACCGCGGCAATTCCGGCGGCCCGCTGTTGAACACCCGTGGCGAAGTGGTCGGCATCAATTCGCAGATCTTCAGCAACTCCGGCGGCTACATGGGCGTGAGCTTCGCGATCCCGATGGATGTGGCGATGAATGTCGCCCAGCAGATCAAGGCCAGCGGCAAGGTCAGCCGCGGCCAGATCGGTGTGCAGGTGGGCGCGGTCACTTCGGAGATGGTCAATGGCTTCGGTCTGCCCGACACCCGCGGTGCGCTGGTCAACGATGTCCGGATCGGCAGCCCGGCGGAGAAGGCCGGGATCGAGGCCGGCGACGTGATCCGTACGGTGGACGGCACCCCGATCGACGACTTCAGCGATCTGCCGCCGCTGATCGGTGCGATGACGCCCGGTGCGACCGCCAAGCTGGGCATTCTGCGCAACGGCAAGCCGATCGAGCGCAGCGTGACCCTGACCCGACTCGACGAATCGACCGTCGCCGGCAACCCGCAGCGCTCATCGCCGCGCGAGCCGTCGCAGCAGGGCAAGGTCAATCGGTTGGGGCTGGTCGGTCAGGACATCGGCGCCGACGAGCGCCGCGAACTGGGGCTGCGCGATGGCGAGGGCGTGGCGATCGCCCGGGTCGAGGGCAATGCGGCGCGCAATGCCGGGCTGCGCCCGGGCGATATCATCCTGCGGGTCGGCACCGTGCCGGTCGGCACCGCCTCGGCGCTCGATCGCGAAGTGGCCAGGACCGGCGTCGATCGGACCGTGATGCTGCTGGTCCGTCGCGGTGGCGCGACCCAGTTCATCGCGATCGCGCCCAGCCAGGGCGACAAGGAGTAA
- a CDS encoding sigma-E factor negative regulatory protein: MTGLPDSPASSVSRDADGRDFHREQLSAMMDGALSADEAKFLLRRMEHDDALADCWERWQFVGDALRGQADRALPADFSRRVGRAIADDLAVAAMDDAPLAVAAHGNARGSLLRWGGGAALAASVALAALIGTRMLPVPDGKSSSVAPSTASAGQPAPVPTSPTPAPISTPLPAADLAPRPLDQTGSLIAEAGTAVVLAAVAGSDRRSSRPRILARDQAVAVSSASTTKTVATAAARTTAVAGVAAQGSAIAAQAQIASKPWPRALVPGAAVHGEVTADFEGSPAFRPFQPRLDPQAPQPAYPVEDSASPP, translated from the coding sequence ATGACTGGATTGCCCGATTCCCCCGCTTCTTCCGTTTCACGCGATGCCGATGGCCGGGATTTCCACCGCGAACAGCTGTCCGCGATGATGGACGGTGCGCTTTCGGCCGATGAAGCCAAGTTCCTGCTCCGACGCATGGAGCACGACGATGCGCTCGCCGATTGCTGGGAACGCTGGCAGTTCGTCGGCGATGCGCTGCGCGGTCAGGCCGATCGCGCCCTGCCCGCTGATTTCTCGCGTCGCGTCGGTCGCGCCATCGCCGACGATCTTGCTGTCGCCGCCATGGATGACGCACCGCTGGCGGTGGCCGCGCATGGCAACGCGCGCGGGTCGTTGTTGCGTTGGGGCGGCGGTGCCGCGCTGGCCGCATCGGTGGCATTGGCTGCGCTGATCGGTACCCGCATGCTGCCGGTGCCGGACGGTAAATCATCGTCAGTGGCGCCGAGCACGGCCTCCGCCGGACAGCCGGCCCCGGTGCCCACATCTCCGACACCGGCACCGATATCCACACCCCTCCCGGCGGCCGACCTTGCGCCACGGCCGCTCGACCAGACCGGATCGTTGATCGCAGAAGCGGGCACGGCCGTCGTACTGGCCGCAGTCGCCGGCAGCGACCGCCGCAGCTCGCGTCCGCGGATCCTCGCCCGAGATCAGGCCGTCGCGGTGTCCTCCGCGTCGACGACGAAAACGGTCGCTACGGCAGCGGCGCGCACGACTGCTGTTGCGGGCGTCGCTGCCCAGGGCAGCGCTATCGCGGCCCAGGCCCAGATAGCGTCCAAACCATGGCCGCGCGCGCTGGTGCCCGGTGCCGCCGTGCATGGTGAAGTGACTGCCGACTTCGAAGGATCGCCCGCGTTCCGTCCGTTCCAGCCGCGGCTCGACCCGCAGGCTCCGCAACCCGCTTACCCGGTCGAAGACAGCGCCTCGCCGCCCTGA
- the rpoE gene encoding RNA polymerase sigma factor RpoE, translated as MAEVTTENLDLELVRRVQRGDSAAFDLLVRKHQHRVVAVIGRYIHDWSECQDVAQDTFLRAYRAIGNFRGDAQFSTWLHRIAVNTAKNHLVAHKRRPPGDDIDIDDAEQFESALRMRDNDTPERELMRQEMEQTVMRAVEALPEELRAAITLREVDGLSYEEIAQQMQCPIGTVRSRIFRARDAIDTQLRPLMDAPNPRERATR; from the coding sequence ATGGCCGAAGTGACGACAGAAAACCTGGACCTCGAACTGGTCCGAAGGGTGCAGCGCGGCGACAGCGCGGCGTTCGACCTGTTGGTGCGCAAGCACCAGCATCGGGTCGTGGCCGTGATCGGGCGCTATATCCACGACTGGAGCGAGTGCCAGGATGTCGCCCAGGACACGTTCCTGCGCGCCTACCGGGCGATCGGGAACTTCCGCGGCGACGCCCAGTTCTCAACGTGGCTGCATCGCATCGCCGTGAATACAGCAAAGAATCATCTGGTGGCCCACAAGCGTCGCCCACCCGGCGACGACATCGACATCGACGACGCCGAACAGTTCGAGTCGGCGCTGCGGATGCGCGACAACGACACCCCGGAGCGCGAATTGATGCGTCAGGAGATGGAACAAACGGTGATGCGCGCGGTCGAAGCCTTGCCCGAGGAACTCCGGGCGGCGATCACATTGCGTGAGGTGGACGGTTTGAGCTACGAAGAGATCGCGCAGCAGATGCAGTGCCCCATCGGCACGGTCCGTTCGCGCATCTTCCGGGCCCGCGATGCCATCGACACGCAGTTGCGCCCCCTCATGGATGCACCCAATCCCCGCGAACGCGCAACCCGCTGA